In the Sus scrofa isolate TJ Tabasco breed Duroc chromosome 7, Sscrofa11.1, whole genome shotgun sequence genome, one interval contains:
- the SLC29A1 gene encoding equilibrative nucleoside transporter 1 isoform X4, translating to MTTSHQPQDRYRAVWLIFFMLGLGTLLPWNFFMTATAYFTNRLDMSHNVSLGPAELSKDVELLATSTAPLATSTTPSTERNYLSAIFNNVMTLCAMLPLLLFTCLNSFLHQRIPQSVRILGSLVAILLVFLITAILVKVSLDPLPFFVITMIKIMLINSFGAILQGSLFGLAGLLPASYTAPIMSGQGLAGFFASVAMICAIASGSELSESAFGYFITACAVIILTIICYLGLPRLEFYRYYQQLKLEGPGEQETKLDLITKGEESKAGQEELRVSASNSQPSNKSHSVRAILRSILVPALSVCFVFTVTIGVFPAVAAEVKSSIADTTSPWNNYFIPVSCFLTFNIFDWLGRSLTAVTMWPGKDSLWLPILVLARLAFVPLLLLCNVQPRHYLPMVFDHDALYIFFMAAFAFSNGYLASLCMCFGPKKVTPAEAETAGAIMAFFLSLGLALGAVFSFLFRAIV from the exons ATGACAACCAGTCACCAGCCTCAGGACAG GTACAGAGCCGTCTGGCTCATCTTCTTCATGCTGGGGCTGGGGACGCTGCTGCCCTGGAATTTTTTCATGACAGCCACTGCG TATTTCACAAACCGCCTGGACATGTCGCACAATGTATCCTTGGGCCCTGCTGAATTGAGCAAGGACGTCGAGCTCTTGGCCACCTCCACAGCACCCTTGGCCACCTCCACCACACCCTCGACAGAGCGGAACTATCTCAGCGCCATTTTCAACAACGTCATGACCTTGTGTGCCATGCTGCCCCTGCTGCTGTTCACCTGCCTCAACTCCTTCCTGCATCAGAG GATCCCCCAGTCTGTTCGGATTCTGGGCAGCCTGGTGGCCATCCTGCTGGTGTTCCTGATCACTGCCATCCTGGTGAAAGTGTCCCTGGACCCTCTGCCCTTCTTTGTCATCACCATGATCAAGATCATGCTCATTAACT CGTTCGGTGCCATCCTGCAGGGCAGCCTGTTTGGCCTGGCCGGCCTCCTGCCCGCCAGCTACACAGCCCCCATCATGAGTGGCCAGGGCCTGGCAGGCTTCTTCGCCTCCGTGGCCATGATCTGCGCCATCGCCA GTGGCTCGGAGCTTTCGGAAAGTGCCTTCGGCTATTTTATCACAGCCTGTGCGGTTATTATTTTGACCATCATCTGTTATCTGGGCCTGCCGCGGCTG GAATTTTACCGCTACTACCAGCAACTCAAGCTTGAAGGGCCTGGGGAGCAGGAGACCAAGCTGGACCTCATTACTAAAG GAGAGGAGTCAAAAGCAGGCCAAGAGGAGCTCAGAGTTTCTGCCTCCAACTCTCAGCCCAGCAACAAAAGCCACTCTGTCCGTGCCATCCTCAGAAGT ATCTTAGTCCCGGCTCTCTCCGTCTGCTTCGTCTTCACGGTCACCATTGGGGTGTTTCCTGCCGTGGCTGCCGAGGTCAAGTCCAGCATTGCGgacaccaccagcccctgga atAACTACTTCATTCCTGTGTCCTGTTTCTTGACTTTCAACATCTTTGACTGGCTGGGCCGGAGCCTCACAGCCGTCACCATGTGG CCTGGGAAGGACAGCCTCTGGCTGCCGATCCTGGTCCTGGCCCGACTGGCCTTCgtgcctctgctgctgctgtgtaATGTCCAGCCCCGCCACTACTTGCCCATGGTCTTTGACCACGACGCCTTGTACATCTTCTTCATGGCTGCCTTCGCCTTCTCCAACGGCTACCTCGCCAGTCTCTGCATGTGCTTCGGGCCCAA GAAGGTGACGCCGGCCGAGGCAGAGACCGCTGGAGCCATCATggccttctttctgtctctgggcTTGGCGCTGGGGGCCGTCTTCTCCTTCCTGTTCCGGGCGATCGTGTGA
- the SLC29A1 gene encoding equilibrative nucleoside transporter 1 isoform X2 yields the protein MQAPEGGSSQPGITENAVTMTTSHQPQDRYRAVWLIFFMLGLGTLLPWNFFMTATAYFTNRLDMSHNVSLGPAELSKDVELLATSTAPLATSTTPSTERNYLSAIFNNVMTLCAMLPLLLFTCLNSFLHQRIPQSVRILGSLVAILLVFLITAILVKVSLDPLPFFVITMIKIMLINSFGAILQGSLFGLAGLLPASYTAPIMSGQGLAGFFASVAMICAIASGSELSESAFGYFITACAVIILTIICYLGLPRLEFYRYYQQLKLEGPGEQETKLDLITKDPSTTCPPPGEESKAGQEELRVSASNSQPSNKSHSVRAILRSILVPALSVCFVFTVTIGVFPAVAAEVKSSIADTTSPWNNYFIPVSCFLTFNIFDWLGRSLTAVTMWPGKDSLWLPILVLARLAFVPLLLLCNVQPRHYLPMVFDHDALYIFFMAAFAFSNGYLASLCMCFGPKKVTPAEAETAGAIMAFFLSLGLALGAVFSFLFRAIV from the exons ATG CAAGCACCAGAAGGAGGAAGCTCTCAGCCAGGCATAACCGAGAACGCCGTCACCATGACAACCAGTCACCAGCCTCAGGACAG GTACAGAGCCGTCTGGCTCATCTTCTTCATGCTGGGGCTGGGGACGCTGCTGCCCTGGAATTTTTTCATGACAGCCACTGCG TATTTCACAAACCGCCTGGACATGTCGCACAATGTATCCTTGGGCCCTGCTGAATTGAGCAAGGACGTCGAGCTCTTGGCCACCTCCACAGCACCCTTGGCCACCTCCACCACACCCTCGACAGAGCGGAACTATCTCAGCGCCATTTTCAACAACGTCATGACCTTGTGTGCCATGCTGCCCCTGCTGCTGTTCACCTGCCTCAACTCCTTCCTGCATCAGAG GATCCCCCAGTCTGTTCGGATTCTGGGCAGCCTGGTGGCCATCCTGCTGGTGTTCCTGATCACTGCCATCCTGGTGAAAGTGTCCCTGGACCCTCTGCCCTTCTTTGTCATCACCATGATCAAGATCATGCTCATTAACT CGTTCGGTGCCATCCTGCAGGGCAGCCTGTTTGGCCTGGCCGGCCTCCTGCCCGCCAGCTACACAGCCCCCATCATGAGTGGCCAGGGCCTGGCAGGCTTCTTCGCCTCCGTGGCCATGATCTGCGCCATCGCCA GTGGCTCGGAGCTTTCGGAAAGTGCCTTCGGCTATTTTATCACAGCCTGTGCGGTTATTATTTTGACCATCATCTGTTATCTGGGCCTGCCGCGGCTG GAATTTTACCGCTACTACCAGCAACTCAAGCTTGAAGGGCCTGGGGAGCAGGAGACCAAGCTGGACCTCATTACTAAAG ATCCTTCTACAACCTGTCCCCCGCCAGGAGAGGAGTCAAAAGCAGGCCAAGAGGAGCTCAGAGTTTCTGCCTCCAACTCTCAGCCCAGCAACAAAAGCCACTCTGTCCGTGCCATCCTCAGAAGT ATCTTAGTCCCGGCTCTCTCCGTCTGCTTCGTCTTCACGGTCACCATTGGGGTGTTTCCTGCCGTGGCTGCCGAGGTCAAGTCCAGCATTGCGgacaccaccagcccctgga atAACTACTTCATTCCTGTGTCCTGTTTCTTGACTTTCAACATCTTTGACTGGCTGGGCCGGAGCCTCACAGCCGTCACCATGTGG CCTGGGAAGGACAGCCTCTGGCTGCCGATCCTGGTCCTGGCCCGACTGGCCTTCgtgcctctgctgctgctgtgtaATGTCCAGCCCCGCCACTACTTGCCCATGGTCTTTGACCACGACGCCTTGTACATCTTCTTCATGGCTGCCTTCGCCTTCTCCAACGGCTACCTCGCCAGTCTCTGCATGTGCTTCGGGCCCAA GAAGGTGACGCCGGCCGAGGCAGAGACCGCTGGAGCCATCATggccttctttctgtctctgggcTTGGCGCTGGGGGCCGTCTTCTCCTTCCTGTTCCGGGCGATCGTGTGA
- the SLC29A1 gene encoding equilibrative nucleoside transporter 1 isoform X1 translates to MTTSHQPQDRYRAVWLIFFMLGLGTLLPWNFFMTATAYFTNRLDMSHNVSLGPAELSKDVELLATSTAPLATSTTPSTERNYLSAIFNNVMTLCAMLPLLLFTCLNSFLHQRIPQSVRILGSLVAILLVFLITAILVKVSLDPLPFFVITMIKIMLINSFGAILQGSLFGLAGLLPASYTAPIMSGQGLAGFFASVAMICAIASGSELSESAFGYFITACAVIILTIICYLGLPRLEFYRYYQQLKLEGPGEQETKLDLITKDNYFIPVSCFLTFNIFDWLGRSLTAVTMWPGKDSLWLPILVLARLAFVPLLLLCNVQPRHYLPMVFDHDALYIFFMAAFAFSNGYLASLCMCFGPKKVTPAEAETAGAIMAFFLSLGLALGAVFSFLFRAIV, encoded by the exons ATGACAACCAGTCACCAGCCTCAGGACAG GTACAGAGCCGTCTGGCTCATCTTCTTCATGCTGGGGCTGGGGACGCTGCTGCCCTGGAATTTTTTCATGACAGCCACTGCG TATTTCACAAACCGCCTGGACATGTCGCACAATGTATCCTTGGGCCCTGCTGAATTGAGCAAGGACGTCGAGCTCTTGGCCACCTCCACAGCACCCTTGGCCACCTCCACCACACCCTCGACAGAGCGGAACTATCTCAGCGCCATTTTCAACAACGTCATGACCTTGTGTGCCATGCTGCCCCTGCTGCTGTTCACCTGCCTCAACTCCTTCCTGCATCAGAG GATCCCCCAGTCTGTTCGGATTCTGGGCAGCCTGGTGGCCATCCTGCTGGTGTTCCTGATCACTGCCATCCTGGTGAAAGTGTCCCTGGACCCTCTGCCCTTCTTTGTCATCACCATGATCAAGATCATGCTCATTAACT CGTTCGGTGCCATCCTGCAGGGCAGCCTGTTTGGCCTGGCCGGCCTCCTGCCCGCCAGCTACACAGCCCCCATCATGAGTGGCCAGGGCCTGGCAGGCTTCTTCGCCTCCGTGGCCATGATCTGCGCCATCGCCA GTGGCTCGGAGCTTTCGGAAAGTGCCTTCGGCTATTTTATCACAGCCTGTGCGGTTATTATTTTGACCATCATCTGTTATCTGGGCCTGCCGCGGCTG GAATTTTACCGCTACTACCAGCAACTCAAGCTTGAAGGGCCTGGGGAGCAGGAGACCAAGCTGGACCTCATTACTAAAG atAACTACTTCATTCCTGTGTCCTGTTTCTTGACTTTCAACATCTTTGACTGGCTGGGCCGGAGCCTCACAGCCGTCACCATGTGG CCTGGGAAGGACAGCCTCTGGCTGCCGATCCTGGTCCTGGCCCGACTGGCCTTCgtgcctctgctgctgctgtgtaATGTCCAGCCCCGCCACTACTTGCCCATGGTCTTTGACCACGACGCCTTGTACATCTTCTTCATGGCTGCCTTCGCCTTCTCCAACGGCTACCTCGCCAGTCTCTGCATGTGCTTCGGGCCCAA GAAGGTGACGCCGGCCGAGGCAGAGACCGCTGGAGCCATCATggccttctttctgtctctgggcTTGGCGCTGGGGGCCGTCTTCTCCTTCCTGTTCCGGGCGATCGTGTGA
- the LOC110261530 gene encoding uncharacterized LOC101929726 homolog, translating to MPAPLLPLLLRTLLARLLLPAARLARRHLLPLLRRLARRLGSQDMREALLGCLVFLLSQRHPPDDAAAAGEASRVARLERRERIVSQK from the coding sequence ATGCCCGCTCCGCTGCTCCCGCTGCTGCTGCGAACGCTGCTGGCCCGCCTGCTGCTGCCCGCTGCCCGCCTGGCCCGTCGGCACCTCCTGCCTCTGCTGCGCCGGCTGGCCCGCCGCCTGGGCTCCCAGGATATGCGAGAGGCTTTACTGGGCTGTCTGGTGTTCCTCCTCAGCCAGAGACACCCGCCAGATGATGCCGCTGCTGCCGGGGAGGCCTCCAGAGTGGCCCgcctggagaggagggagaggatagTTTCTCAAAAATGA
- the SLC29A1 gene encoding equilibrative nucleoside transporter 1 isoform X3 has product MTTSHQPQDRYRAVWLIFFMLGLGTLLPWNFFMTATAYFTNRLDMSHNVSLGPAELSKDVELLATSTAPLATSTTPSTERNYLSAIFNNVMTLCAMLPLLLFTCLNSFLHQRIPQSVRILGSLVAILLVFLITAILVKVSLDPLPFFVITMIKIMLINSFGAILQGSLFGLAGLLPASYTAPIMSGQGLAGFFASVAMICAIASGSELSESAFGYFITACAVIILTIICYLGLPRLEFYRYYQQLKLEGPGEQETKLDLITKDPSTTCPPPGEESKAGQEELRVSASNSQPSNKSHSVRAILRSILVPALSVCFVFTVTIGVFPAVAAEVKSSIADTTSPWNNYFIPVSCFLTFNIFDWLGRSLTAVTMWPGKDSLWLPILVLARLAFVPLLLLCNVQPRHYLPMVFDHDALYIFFMAAFAFSNGYLASLCMCFGPKKVTPAEAETAGAIMAFFLSLGLALGAVFSFLFRAIV; this is encoded by the exons ATGACAACCAGTCACCAGCCTCAGGACAG GTACAGAGCCGTCTGGCTCATCTTCTTCATGCTGGGGCTGGGGACGCTGCTGCCCTGGAATTTTTTCATGACAGCCACTGCG TATTTCACAAACCGCCTGGACATGTCGCACAATGTATCCTTGGGCCCTGCTGAATTGAGCAAGGACGTCGAGCTCTTGGCCACCTCCACAGCACCCTTGGCCACCTCCACCACACCCTCGACAGAGCGGAACTATCTCAGCGCCATTTTCAACAACGTCATGACCTTGTGTGCCATGCTGCCCCTGCTGCTGTTCACCTGCCTCAACTCCTTCCTGCATCAGAG GATCCCCCAGTCTGTTCGGATTCTGGGCAGCCTGGTGGCCATCCTGCTGGTGTTCCTGATCACTGCCATCCTGGTGAAAGTGTCCCTGGACCCTCTGCCCTTCTTTGTCATCACCATGATCAAGATCATGCTCATTAACT CGTTCGGTGCCATCCTGCAGGGCAGCCTGTTTGGCCTGGCCGGCCTCCTGCCCGCCAGCTACACAGCCCCCATCATGAGTGGCCAGGGCCTGGCAGGCTTCTTCGCCTCCGTGGCCATGATCTGCGCCATCGCCA GTGGCTCGGAGCTTTCGGAAAGTGCCTTCGGCTATTTTATCACAGCCTGTGCGGTTATTATTTTGACCATCATCTGTTATCTGGGCCTGCCGCGGCTG GAATTTTACCGCTACTACCAGCAACTCAAGCTTGAAGGGCCTGGGGAGCAGGAGACCAAGCTGGACCTCATTACTAAAG ATCCTTCTACAACCTGTCCCCCGCCAGGAGAGGAGTCAAAAGCAGGCCAAGAGGAGCTCAGAGTTTCTGCCTCCAACTCTCAGCCCAGCAACAAAAGCCACTCTGTCCGTGCCATCCTCAGAAGT ATCTTAGTCCCGGCTCTCTCCGTCTGCTTCGTCTTCACGGTCACCATTGGGGTGTTTCCTGCCGTGGCTGCCGAGGTCAAGTCCAGCATTGCGgacaccaccagcccctgga atAACTACTTCATTCCTGTGTCCTGTTTCTTGACTTTCAACATCTTTGACTGGCTGGGCCGGAGCCTCACAGCCGTCACCATGTGG CCTGGGAAGGACAGCCTCTGGCTGCCGATCCTGGTCCTGGCCCGACTGGCCTTCgtgcctctgctgctgctgtgtaATGTCCAGCCCCGCCACTACTTGCCCATGGTCTTTGACCACGACGCCTTGTACATCTTCTTCATGGCTGCCTTCGCCTTCTCCAACGGCTACCTCGCCAGTCTCTGCATGTGCTTCGGGCCCAA GAAGGTGACGCCGGCCGAGGCAGAGACCGCTGGAGCCATCATggccttctttctgtctctgggcTTGGCGCTGGGGGCCGTCTTCTCCTTCCTGTTCCGGGCGATCGTGTGA
- the SLC29A1 gene encoding equilibrative nucleoside transporter 1 isoform X5: MQAPEGGSSQPGITENAVTMTTSHQPQDRYRAVWLIFFMLGLGTLLPWNFFMTATAYFTNRLDMSHNVSLGPAELSKDVELLATSTAPLATSTTPSTERNYLSAIFNNVMTLCAMLPLLLFTCLNSFLHQRIPQSVRILGSLVAILLVFLITAILVKVSLDPLPFFVITMIKIMLINSFGAILQGSLFGLAGLLPASYTAPIMSGQGLAGFFASVAMICAIASGSELSESAFGYFITACAVIILTIICYLGLPRLEFYRYYQQLKLEGPGEQETKLDLITKGEESKAGQEELRVSASNSQPSNKSHSVRAILRSILVPALSVCFVFTVTIGVFPAVAAEVKSSIADTTSPWNNYFIPVSCFLTFNIFDWLGRSLTAVTMWPGKDSLWLPILVLARLAFVPLLLLCNVQPRHYLPMVFDHDALYIFFMAAFAFSNGYLASLCMCFGPKKVTPAEAETAGAIMAFFLSLGLALGAVFSFLFRAIV, translated from the exons ATG CAAGCACCAGAAGGAGGAAGCTCTCAGCCAGGCATAACCGAGAACGCCGTCACCATGACAACCAGTCACCAGCCTCAGGACAG GTACAGAGCCGTCTGGCTCATCTTCTTCATGCTGGGGCTGGGGACGCTGCTGCCCTGGAATTTTTTCATGACAGCCACTGCG TATTTCACAAACCGCCTGGACATGTCGCACAATGTATCCTTGGGCCCTGCTGAATTGAGCAAGGACGTCGAGCTCTTGGCCACCTCCACAGCACCCTTGGCCACCTCCACCACACCCTCGACAGAGCGGAACTATCTCAGCGCCATTTTCAACAACGTCATGACCTTGTGTGCCATGCTGCCCCTGCTGCTGTTCACCTGCCTCAACTCCTTCCTGCATCAGAG GATCCCCCAGTCTGTTCGGATTCTGGGCAGCCTGGTGGCCATCCTGCTGGTGTTCCTGATCACTGCCATCCTGGTGAAAGTGTCCCTGGACCCTCTGCCCTTCTTTGTCATCACCATGATCAAGATCATGCTCATTAACT CGTTCGGTGCCATCCTGCAGGGCAGCCTGTTTGGCCTGGCCGGCCTCCTGCCCGCCAGCTACACAGCCCCCATCATGAGTGGCCAGGGCCTGGCAGGCTTCTTCGCCTCCGTGGCCATGATCTGCGCCATCGCCA GTGGCTCGGAGCTTTCGGAAAGTGCCTTCGGCTATTTTATCACAGCCTGTGCGGTTATTATTTTGACCATCATCTGTTATCTGGGCCTGCCGCGGCTG GAATTTTACCGCTACTACCAGCAACTCAAGCTTGAAGGGCCTGGGGAGCAGGAGACCAAGCTGGACCTCATTACTAAAG GAGAGGAGTCAAAAGCAGGCCAAGAGGAGCTCAGAGTTTCTGCCTCCAACTCTCAGCCCAGCAACAAAAGCCACTCTGTCCGTGCCATCCTCAGAAGT ATCTTAGTCCCGGCTCTCTCCGTCTGCTTCGTCTTCACGGTCACCATTGGGGTGTTTCCTGCCGTGGCTGCCGAGGTCAAGTCCAGCATTGCGgacaccaccagcccctgga atAACTACTTCATTCCTGTGTCCTGTTTCTTGACTTTCAACATCTTTGACTGGCTGGGCCGGAGCCTCACAGCCGTCACCATGTGG CCTGGGAAGGACAGCCTCTGGCTGCCGATCCTGGTCCTGGCCCGACTGGCCTTCgtgcctctgctgctgctgtgtaATGTCCAGCCCCGCCACTACTTGCCCATGGTCTTTGACCACGACGCCTTGTACATCTTCTTCATGGCTGCCTTCGCCTTCTCCAACGGCTACCTCGCCAGTCTCTGCATGTGCTTCGGGCCCAA GAAGGTGACGCCGGCCGAGGCAGAGACCGCTGGAGCCATCATggccttctttctgtctctgggcTTGGCGCTGGGGGCCGTCTTCTCCTTCCTGTTCCGGGCGATCGTGTGA
- the SLC29A1 gene encoding equilibrative nucleoside transporter 1 isoform X6 has protein sequence MCSGGRGKLPGERADLRAGGILPLRQAPEGGSSQPGITENAVTMTTSHQPQDRYRAVWLIFFMLGLGTLLPWNFFMTATAYFTNRLDMSHNVSLGPAELSKDVELLATSTAPLATSTTPSTERNYLSAIFNNVMTLCAMLPLLLFTCLNSFLHQRIPQSVRILGSLVAILLVFLITAILVKVSLDPLPFFVITMIKIMLINSFGAILQGSLFGLAGLLPASYTAPIMSGQGLAGFFASVAMICAIASGSELSESAFGYFITACAVIILTIICYLGLPRLEFYRYYQQLKLEGPGEQETKLDLITKGEESKAGQEELRVSASNSQPSNKSHSVRAILRSILVPALSVCFVFTVTIGVFPAVAAEVKSSIADTTSPWNNYFIPVSCFLTFNIFDWLGRSLTAVTMWPGKDSLWLPILVLARLAFVPLLLLCNVQPRHYLPMVFDHDALYIFFMAAFAFSNGYLASLCMCFGPKKVTPAEAETAGAIMAFFLSLGLALGAVFSFLFRAIV, from the exons ATGTGCTCCGGCGGGCGCGGGAAGCTGCCAGGAGAGCGCGCCGACCTCCGCGCCGGAGGAATCCTTCCcctcag A CAAGCACCAGAAGGAGGAAGCTCTCAGCCAGGCATAACCGAGAACGCCGTCACCATGACAACCAGTCACCAGCCTCAGGACAG GTACAGAGCCGTCTGGCTCATCTTCTTCATGCTGGGGCTGGGGACGCTGCTGCCCTGGAATTTTTTCATGACAGCCACTGCG TATTTCACAAACCGCCTGGACATGTCGCACAATGTATCCTTGGGCCCTGCTGAATTGAGCAAGGACGTCGAGCTCTTGGCCACCTCCACAGCACCCTTGGCCACCTCCACCACACCCTCGACAGAGCGGAACTATCTCAGCGCCATTTTCAACAACGTCATGACCTTGTGTGCCATGCTGCCCCTGCTGCTGTTCACCTGCCTCAACTCCTTCCTGCATCAGAG GATCCCCCAGTCTGTTCGGATTCTGGGCAGCCTGGTGGCCATCCTGCTGGTGTTCCTGATCACTGCCATCCTGGTGAAAGTGTCCCTGGACCCTCTGCCCTTCTTTGTCATCACCATGATCAAGATCATGCTCATTAACT CGTTCGGTGCCATCCTGCAGGGCAGCCTGTTTGGCCTGGCCGGCCTCCTGCCCGCCAGCTACACAGCCCCCATCATGAGTGGCCAGGGCCTGGCAGGCTTCTTCGCCTCCGTGGCCATGATCTGCGCCATCGCCA GTGGCTCGGAGCTTTCGGAAAGTGCCTTCGGCTATTTTATCACAGCCTGTGCGGTTATTATTTTGACCATCATCTGTTATCTGGGCCTGCCGCGGCTG GAATTTTACCGCTACTACCAGCAACTCAAGCTTGAAGGGCCTGGGGAGCAGGAGACCAAGCTGGACCTCATTACTAAAG GAGAGGAGTCAAAAGCAGGCCAAGAGGAGCTCAGAGTTTCTGCCTCCAACTCTCAGCCCAGCAACAAAAGCCACTCTGTCCGTGCCATCCTCAGAAGT ATCTTAGTCCCGGCTCTCTCCGTCTGCTTCGTCTTCACGGTCACCATTGGGGTGTTTCCTGCCGTGGCTGCCGAGGTCAAGTCCAGCATTGCGgacaccaccagcccctgga atAACTACTTCATTCCTGTGTCCTGTTTCTTGACTTTCAACATCTTTGACTGGCTGGGCCGGAGCCTCACAGCCGTCACCATGTGG CCTGGGAAGGACAGCCTCTGGCTGCCGATCCTGGTCCTGGCCCGACTGGCCTTCgtgcctctgctgctgctgtgtaATGTCCAGCCCCGCCACTACTTGCCCATGGTCTTTGACCACGACGCCTTGTACATCTTCTTCATGGCTGCCTTCGCCTTCTCCAACGGCTACCTCGCCAGTCTCTGCATGTGCTTCGGGCCCAA GAAGGTGACGCCGGCCGAGGCAGAGACCGCTGGAGCCATCATggccttctttctgtctctgggcTTGGCGCTGGGGGCCGTCTTCTCCTTCCTGTTCCGGGCGATCGTGTGA